One genomic window of Fusarium fujikuroi IMI 58289 draft genome, chromosome FFUJ_chr01 includes the following:
- a CDS encoding probable heat shock protein MGE1 precursor yields MFRQAIATSSRALRAAPKVAVPRPFIQSQFQAAPAFALRSVQPAVSRWYSDAKETEAKPAEEAKTEEKPAEAEKESDPLAELKKELAAKENEVKDWKDKCMRTVADFRNLQERTTREVKSAKDFAIQKFAKDLVDSVDNLDRALGMVPKDKLNAPDRPEGLEDLANLYEGLKMTEDILMNTLEKHGLERLNPEGEKFNPNEQEATFMTPQPDKEDGTVFFVQQKGFKLNGRVLRAAKVGVVKNK; encoded by the exons ATGTTCCGCCAGGCCATTGCTACCTCATCCCGCGCTCTGCGAGCTGCTCCCAAGGTTGCCGTCCCCCGACCTTTTATTCAGTCGCAATTCCAGGCTGCGCCCGCCTTTGCTCTCAGATCCGTTCAGCCCGCCGTTTCGAGATGGTACAGTGACGCCAAGGAGACTGAGGCCAAGCCTGCTGAGGAGGCCAAAACGGAGGAAAAGCCCGCTGAGGCTGAAAAAGAGAGCGATCCTCTcgctgagctcaagaaggaacTTGCAGCCAAGGAGAACGAGGTTAAGGACTGGAAG GATAAGTGTATGCGCACCGTCGCCGACTTCCGCAACCTTCAAGAGCGTACCACACGTGAGGTCAAGTCCGCTAAAGATTTTGCCATCCAAAAATTCGCCAAGGATCTCGTCGACAGCGTCGACAACCTCGACCGCGCCCTTGGAATGGTTCCCAAGGATAAGCTCAACGCCCCAGACCGACCTGAGGGCCTGGAGGATCTCGCCAACCTGTATGAGGGTCTCAAGATGACCGAAGATATCCTCATGAACACCCTCGAGAAGCATGGCCTCGAGCGACTCAATCCCGAGGGCGAGAAGTTCAACCCCAACGAGCAGGAGGCCACTTTTATGACTCCCCAGCCCGATAAGGAGGATGGCACTGTTTTCTTCGTTCAACAGAAGGGCTTCAAGCTTAACGGCCGGGTGCTGCGCGCCGCCAAGGTCGGTGTTGTCAAGAACAAATAA